In uncultured Fretibacterium sp., the genomic window CGGTCAACGTGGGATCCTCACAGGAACAAATTTCCTGTTGATTGCGACATCTAGGGGCGAACCGGCATCCCCGTCTGGGATTAATCGGGCTTGGTACGTCCCCCTCCAGAAGTATCCGTTCCTTCTTTCCTCCCAACTCGGCCACAGGCACAGCTGATAGAAGAGCCTTCGTATAGGAGTGGAGCGGTTCTTCAAAGAGAACCGTATTGCTTGCTCTTTCCACAACCTGTCCGAGGTACATGACGGCAACTTCGTCGGAGACATATCTCACGACGCTGAGGTTGTGTGATATAAACAAATAGGTGTATCCTCGTTCCTCCTTCAGGTCCGCCAACAGGTTAAGAACCTGAGCCTGGATACAGACGTCGAGGGCGGACACGGGCTCGTCCAGGACAATGAATTCCGGATCCAGGGCCAGGGCACGAGCGATGCCGATTCGTTGGCGGCGCCCTCCGTCGAGCTCATGAGGGAAGGAGGTGATAAGACGCTCAGCCAACCCCACGGTGTCCATGAGAGAGCGAACCTTTCGACTGACCTCCTCGTTACTCGCGTACACTTTGTTGATCAAAAGCGGCTCGGCTATGAGCTGATAGACGGACATTCGAGGGTTGAGGGACGAGAAAGGATCTTGAAAAACGATCTGAGCCTGCTTCAAGAACTCCCTTCTTTCCTGGGCTCCGAACTTCAAGCTGTTCTTTCCCTTAAAAAACACCTCTCCGCCTGTCGGCTCGATAAGCCCTATAACCAGCCTTCCCAAGGTGGACTTGCCGCAGCCGGACTCGCCCACAAGCCCCAGGGTTTTGCCCTTGGGAATTGTCAGAGAAACATTATCTACTGCATGAAGAAGCCCGCTGCTTACCTTGAAATATTTTTTCAGACCGCGAATGTCGATGATGTTTTCGGCCACCTGACCCTGGAAGTTCATATTCCCTGACCTCCGTTCGACCCAAGGGGGAAATAGCAGTCTACGAAGTGCCCTGGCTCATATTCCTTGAAGCCACAGGCGGTCTCATAACAGATGTTCTGAGCGTAAGGGCATCGGGGGGAAAAAGAACACCCCTTGGGCAGATCCGTAGGATCCGGCATAAGTCCCTGGATTACCTTGAGCCGCCCTCCTGGCTTGCTGTCCAGTCGCGGCACGGCATCAAAGAGCCCCTGAGTGTAGGGATGCATCGGTCTGCTGTACAGTTGAACAATATTTGAGCACTCGACGACACGTCCCGCGTACATTATGGCTACGTCGTCGCAGATCTCGGCGACAATGCCCAAGTCATGGGTAATCAACAA contains:
- a CDS encoding ATP-binding cassette domain-containing protein; translation: MNFQGQVAENIIDIRGLKKYFKVSSGLLHAVDNVSLTIPKGKTLGLVGESGCGKSTLGRLVIGLIEPTGGEVFFKGKNSLKFGAQERREFLKQAQIVFQDPFSSLNPRMSVYQLIAEPLLINKVYASNEEVSRKVRSLMDTVGLAERLITSFPHELDGGRRQRIGIARALALDPEFIVLDEPVSALDVCIQAQVLNLLADLKEERGYTYLFISHNLSVVRYVSDEVAVMYLGQVVERASNTVLFEEPLHSYTKALLSAVPVAELGGKKERILLEGDVPSPINPRRGCRFAPRCRNQQEICSCEDPTLTEVRPGHWVSCHFTERNR